One window from the genome of Rhodobacteraceae bacterium S2214 encodes:
- the hisD gene encoding histidinol dehydrogenase yields the protein MAEYLKTASRTAEEDHADVSVAVRALLDEVAQGGEAAATELAKRFDKWDGPIVATRADIDAAKANLPEQVKKDIQFAHANVKRFALAQRETIVDTQVEIMPGLIAGQKQIPVNAAGCYVPGGRYAHIASAIMTVTTAKAAGVGHVTACSPPTPGKGIPDSILYAMDLCGADTILNMGGVQAVASMATGLFDIPKADILVGPGNAYVAEAKRVLFGQVGIDMVAGPTDSLVLADSSADPEIVAVDLVGQAEHGPNSPVWLVTDDRALAEKVIARVPALIDDLPELNANSARAAWRDYAEVILCEDRNEIVAESDRIAPEHLTVMCADLDWYLDSLTNYGSLFLGEETTVAFGDKASGPNHVLPTSGAARYTGGLFVGKFMKTVTWQRSTRDAAKSVAEATARISRMEGMEGHARSADIRLAKFFPDETFDLGATAD from the coding sequence ATGGCCGAGTATCTGAAAACCGCAAGCCGGACCGCCGAAGAAGACCATGCCGATGTCAGCGTTGCCGTGCGCGCGCTGTTGGATGAGGTTGCACAGGGCGGAGAGGCCGCAGCGACCGAATTGGCAAAACGGTTCGACAAATGGGATGGACCGATTGTTGCGACACGCGCAGATATCGATGCTGCCAAAGCCAACCTGCCGGAGCAGGTCAAAAAGGACATCCAATTCGCGCATGCCAATGTGAAAAGGTTTGCGCTGGCGCAGCGCGAAACGATCGTCGACACCCAAGTCGAAATCATGCCGGGCCTGATTGCGGGGCAAAAGCAAATTCCGGTGAATGCGGCCGGTTGTTATGTGCCGGGCGGAAGGTATGCGCATATTGCGTCTGCGATTATGACCGTGACGACGGCCAAGGCTGCTGGCGTTGGTCATGTCACCGCGTGTTCGCCGCCAACACCCGGCAAAGGTATCCCCGATTCCATCCTGTATGCGATGGACTTGTGCGGCGCTGATACGATCCTGAACATGGGCGGTGTGCAGGCTGTCGCGTCGATGGCGACCGGTTTGTTTGATATCCCGAAGGCAGACATTTTGGTTGGTCCGGGCAATGCCTATGTCGCTGAGGCAAAACGCGTTTTGTTTGGTCAGGTGGGGATTGATATGGTTGCCGGTCCTACGGATTCGCTCGTGCTTGCCGATAGTTCCGCTGATCCGGAAATCGTGGCTGTGGACCTTGTGGGTCAGGCTGAACATGGCCCCAATTCACCGGTTTGGCTGGTGACAGACGATCGCGCATTGGCCGAAAAGGTGATCGCCCGCGTGCCTGCACTGATCGACGATCTGCCAGAGCTGAACGCAAACAGTGCTCGCGCTGCGTGGCGGGATTATGCCGAAGTGATCCTGTGCGAAGACCGCAATGAAATTGTCGCAGAATCCGACCGTATCGCGCCCGAACATTTGACCGTTATGTGCGCTGATCTGGATTGGTATCTGGATAGTTTGACGAACTACGGGTCGTTGTTTTTGGGTGAAGAAACGACAGTTGCCTTTGGTGACAAAGCGTCAGGTCCAAACCATGTTTTGCCGACTTCAGGTGCCGCGCGTTACACTGGTGGTTTGTTCGTTGGTAAGTTCATGAAAACAGTGACGTGGCAGCGATCAACACGCGACGCGGCCAAATCGGTTGCAGAGGCGACAGCGCGGATTTCGCGGATGGAGGGGATGGAAGGCCATGCCCGTTCTGCGGATATTCGTTTGGCAAAGTTCTTTCCGGATGAGACTTTCGATCTTGGCGCAACTGCGGACTAG
- a CDS encoding ABC transporter permease subunit has protein sequence MGIISQLGAELGAVLATLFGALPYILGYVLLILAFSFIWQAVKRFLTPKADYGSLKTVTFGDESAVTSNSVASVVSIVLIFVLWGAFTGSKLLPSFMHAPGAFTGEGSFTYTVTTPDGQSDDATVSVVVFETGAPVDAPEVDPGDGFAKNDSIALAAYRSALLRVDENDEIGRAENATVTAINGEAIEPGGSVSTDFGRVELSGKGTPNVYPSKGIQMEPIWLPAPEAVWSRLTEIATEGYRNSTLAEHLGFSLFRVIVGFILGAIVGIPLGYAMGLSNWFRGWFDPIVEFMRPVPPLALIPLVIIWAGIGEVGKIILLFLAALWIMAIAARSGVSGVRISKVHAAYSLGASKWQIMRYVIIPNSLPEIFTGARVAMGVCWGTVVAAELVAAEKGAGMMIMVASKFQSTDIVLMGIILIGVIGFSIDMLMRWAERWLVPWKGKG, from the coding sequence ATGGGTATCATTTCACAACTCGGCGCTGAACTAGGCGCGGTCTTGGCCACGTTGTTTGGCGCGTTGCCGTATATCTTGGGCTACGTGCTGCTGATTCTGGCGTTCTCGTTCATCTGGCAGGCCGTCAAGCGGTTCCTGACGCCAAAAGCGGACTACGGTTCGTTGAAAACGGTGACTTTCGGGGACGAAAGCGCTGTCACGTCGAACTCTGTCGCGTCAGTCGTTTCGATCGTTCTAATCTTCGTTTTGTGGGGGGCGTTTACGGGATCTAAACTGTTGCCGTCCTTTATGCATGCACCCGGTGCGTTCACCGGCGAAGGGTCGTTCACATACACGGTTACGACGCCAGATGGTCAGTCTGACGATGCGACTGTTTCGGTTGTTGTATTCGAGACCGGCGCGCCTGTGGATGCACCTGAAGTCGACCCCGGTGATGGTTTTGCCAAGAACGACAGCATCGCTTTGGCTGCATATCGGTCCGCATTGCTGCGTGTTGATGAGAACGATGAAATTGGTCGTGCCGAAAACGCCACCGTGACGGCAATTAACGGTGAAGCGATTGAACCGGGCGGGTCTGTCAGCACCGACTTTGGTCGTGTGGAACTGTCGGGTAAAGGCACGCCAAACGTCTATCCATCAAAGGGTATTCAGATGGAGCCGATCTGGCTACCAGCGCCCGAAGCCGTGTGGAGCCGTTTGACGGAAATCGCCACGGAAGGGTACCGGAACTCTACTTTGGCGGAACACCTTGGATTTTCGCTTTTCCGCGTGATCGTGGGCTTTATCCTTGGTGCAATCGTCGGCATTCCGCTTGGTTATGCGATGGGGCTGTCGAACTGGTTCCGTGGCTGGTTTGATCCGATCGTGGAATTCATGCGCCCTGTGCCGCCGCTGGCCTTGATCCCGCTTGTGATCATCTGGGCGGGTATTGGTGAAGTTGGTAAGATCATCCTGCTGTTCCTCGCCGCCCTTTGGATCATGGCGATTGCCGCCCGTTCCGGTGTGTCTGGCGTCCGTATTTCCAAAGTGCATGCGGCCTATTCGCTGGGTGCATCGAAGTGGCAGATCATGCGGTATGTCATCATTCCAAACTCGCTTCCTGAAATCTTTACAGGTGCGCGTGTTGCGATGGGTGTTTGCTGGGGTACCGTTGTTGCGGCTGAATTGGTTGCTGCAGAAAAAGGGGCCGGCATGATGATCATGGTCGCGTCCAAGTTCCAATCGACGGACATCGTTCTGATGGGGATCATCCTGATTGGTGTCATCGGCTTTAGCATTGATATGCTGATGCGCTGGGCCGAACGCTGGTTGGTGCCTTGGAAGGGTAAAGGTTAA
- a CDS encoding ABC transporter ATP-binding protein: MSGLQMDKISMRFDLPNGSSVQALKDVSLDLKAGELLSVLGPSGCGKTTLLNIVAGFLAPTEGKIVLNGNTVHGPGAERGMVFQQGALFEWMSVRENVGFGPKMKGMAAGPKREIVDHLLDVVGLGDFKEKAVYELSGGMQQRVALARCLANEPDVILMDEPLGALDALTREKMQGLVLKLWKETGKTIILITHSVEEALLLGERLLVMAPRPGRIHKEYRLPFAEMGVDQDLRDVKKHPQFSEVREEILGMIWDMEEEIMGRKEGA, encoded by the coding sequence ATGTCTGGTTTACAGATGGATAAAATATCCATGCGTTTCGATCTGCCAAATGGCAGCTCCGTCCAAGCATTAAAAGATGTGTCGCTTGATCTTAAGGCTGGCGAATTATTGTCGGTTCTTGGGCCGTCTGGGTGTGGTAAGACCACGCTTTTGAACATCGTGGCCGGGTTTTTGGCCCCGACAGAGGGCAAGATCGTCCTGAACGGAAACACCGTTCACGGTCCCGGTGCTGAACGCGGCATGGTGTTTCAGCAGGGTGCATTGTTCGAATGGATGTCCGTGCGTGAAAACGTGGGCTTTGGTCCGAAAATGAAAGGCATGGCCGCTGGTCCGAAGCGCGAGATCGTAGATCATTTGCTGGATGTTGTCGGTCTTGGCGATTTCAAGGAAAAGGCCGTTTACGAATTGTCCGGCGGGATGCAGCAACGTGTTGCTTTGGCCCGCTGTCTGGCGAACGAACCTGATGTCATCTTGATGGATGAACCGCTGGGTGCGCTTGACGCGCTGACCCGCGAAAAGATGCAGGGTCTGGTTCTGAAGCTGTGGAAAGAGACCGGTAAGACGATCATTCTGATCACGCACTCTGTTGAAGAAGCGTTGTTGTTGGGTGAACGCCTGCTGGTCATGGCGCCGCGTCCGGGCCGTATCCATAAAGAATACCGTTTGCCGTTCGCTGAGATGGGCGTCGATCAAGATCTGCGTGACGTCAAAAAGCACCCCCAATTTTCTGAGGTCCGTGAAGAGATTCTTGGGATGATTTGGGACATGGAAGAAGAAATCATGGGCCGGAAGGAGGGCGCGTAA
- a CDS encoding ABC transporter substrate-binding protein → MKLTNKLMSAAAGVAMMTGATAAFADGHGEITVGYFLEWPMPFQFAKVNGTYDEALGAKVNWVSFDSGTAMSAAMASGDVQLSVSQGVPPFVVAASAGQDLQILDVAVSYAENDNCVVSSGLEIDASSAAELAGKKVAVPLGTAAHYGFLRQMDHFGVDVASLDVVDMAPADGAAAIAQGQVDMSCGWGGALNRMKEHGNVLLTGAEKEALGILVFDVTSGPADFVAENSEMVSKFLKVTADANAAWASGENEAEMLAVIANDSGMDVEAAAASLATFVFPTVEEQLSEAWLGGAAPAFMKGVADVFVESGSIPSSLDDYAGAVNTGPLAAAQ, encoded by the coding sequence ATGAAACTTACCAACAAATTGATGAGCGCCGCTGCTGGCGTTGCAATGATGACTGGTGCAACGGCTGCGTTCGCAGACGGTCACGGTGAAATCACTGTCGGTTACTTCCTTGAGTGGCCAATGCCATTCCAGTTCGCAAAAGTGAACGGCACATACGATGAAGCGCTGGGCGCGAAAGTGAACTGGGTATCCTTCGATTCCGGTACTGCGATGTCCGCAGCTATGGCGTCTGGTGACGTGCAGCTGTCCGTATCCCAAGGTGTGCCGCCGTTCGTTGTTGCTGCATCCGCTGGTCAGGATCTGCAGATCCTCGACGTTGCTGTGTCCTATGCTGAAAACGACAACTGCGTTGTGTCTTCCGGTCTCGAAATCGACGCGTCTTCTGCGGCTGAACTGGCTGGCAAAAAAGTTGCTGTTCCGCTTGGCACCGCTGCGCACTACGGTTTCCTGCGTCAGATGGACCACTTCGGTGTAGATGTTGCATCTTTGGATGTTGTTGACATGGCGCCTGCTGATGGTGCTGCTGCGATCGCACAAGGCCAAGTCGACATGTCTTGCGGTTGGGGCGGTGCATTGAACCGCATGAAAGAGCACGGCAACGTGTTGCTGACAGGCGCAGAAAAAGAAGCGCTCGGCATTCTTGTTTTTGACGTCACATCAGGTCCAGCCGACTTTGTCGCTGAAAACTCTGAAATGGTTTCCAAGTTCCTGAAAGTGACTGCAGACGCAAACGCGGCATGGGCATCTGGCGAAAACGAAGCTGAAATGCTGGCAGTGATCGCCAACGATTCCGGTATGGACGTTGAAGCGGCTGCTGCATCTTTGGCAACATTCGTTTTCCCAACAGTGGAAGAACAGCTGTCCGAAGCATGGCTTGGCGGCGCGGCACCTGCGTTCATGAAGGGTGTGGCTGATGTGTTCGTTGAATCTGGCTCTATCCCATCATCTTTGGATGACTACGCTGGCGCGGTGAACACTGGCCCATTGGCTGCTGCTCAATAA
- a CDS encoding aminotransferase class III-fold pyridoxal phosphate-dependent enzyme, which yields MDFTLSNDPGHVVEADRAHVWHHLSQHKPYDSGVDPRIIVEGKGLKVWDIKGKEHIDAVSGGVWTVNVGYGRERIGKAIADQVSKMCFFGGTMGTIPGANFAEMLIDKMPGLDRVYYANSGSEANEKAFKMVRQISHKHHGGKKSKILYRERDYHGTTIACLSAGGQEERNAQYGPYTPGFIPVPHCLEYRSQDGSTGEAYAAASLKAIEDVILREGADTIGSICLEPITAGGGIIVAPTGYWEGVQELCRKYEILLHIDEVVCGVGRTGTWFGYQQFGVQPDIVTMAKGVASGYAAISCCVTTNAVFDQFKDDTDKLSMFRDISTFGGCTAGPAAAIENMLIIEEEDLRGNSVRTGEHLKNNLHALMEKHSWIGDVRGMGLFAGAELVTDRESKEPVDEKLVAAIVADCMNQGVIIGATNKSLPGFNNTLLFAPALIATPDDIDHVTDAVDQAITRVLG from the coding sequence ATGGACTTTACGCTTTCCAATGACCCAGGCCATGTTGTCGAAGCCGACCGGGCTCATGTGTGGCACCACCTTTCCCAGCACAAACCATACGATTCTGGCGTTGACCCACGCATCATCGTTGAAGGCAAAGGCCTGAAGGTTTGGGACATCAAAGGCAAAGAACATATCGATGCTGTGTCCGGCGGTGTTTGGACCGTCAACGTGGGTTACGGACGCGAACGTATCGGCAAAGCAATTGCTGATCAGGTATCCAAGATGTGCTTCTTCGGCGGCACCATGGGCACGATCCCGGGCGCGAACTTTGCGGAAATGCTGATCGATAAAATGCCGGGTCTCGACCGCGTCTACTACGCCAACTCTGGATCAGAGGCGAACGAGAAAGCCTTCAAAATGGTCCGCCAGATCAGCCACAAGCATCACGGCGGCAAAAAGTCCAAGATCCTTTACCGCGAACGCGATTATCACGGCACAACAATTGCGTGCCTGTCTGCGGGCGGCCAAGAAGAACGCAACGCACAATACGGCCCGTACACGCCAGGCTTCATTCCTGTGCCGCATTGCCTTGAATACCGGTCCCAAGACGGATCGACCGGCGAGGCATATGCAGCCGCATCACTGAAAGCCATCGAAGACGTCATCTTGCGCGAAGGTGCGGACACCATCGGGTCCATCTGCCTTGAACCAATCACTGCAGGCGGCGGCATCATCGTCGCGCCAACTGGGTATTGGGAAGGCGTGCAGGAACTGTGCCGCAAATACGAAATCCTGCTTCACATCGACGAAGTCGTCTGCGGCGTTGGCCGGACGGGGACGTGGTTTGGCTATCAGCAGTTCGGTGTGCAGCCGGACATCGTGACAATGGCGAAAGGCGTGGCATCTGGCTACGCTGCGATCTCGTGCTGTGTGACAACCAACGCGGTGTTCGACCAGTTCAAAGACGACACCGACAAACTGTCGATGTTCCGCGATATCTCGACCTTCGGTGGATGTACTGCGGGGCCTGCAGCGGCGATTGAGAACATGTTGATCATCGAAGAAGAAGATTTGCGCGGCAACTCTGTCCGCACAGGTGAACACCTGAAAAACAACCTTCACGCGCTTATGGAAAAGCACAGCTGGATCGGCGACGTGCGTGGCATGGGGCTGTTTGCAGGCGCGGAACTTGTGACAGATCGCGAAAGCAAAGAACCAGTCGACGAAAAACTGGTCGCAGCTATCGTTGCGGATTGCATGAACCAAGGCGTGATTATCGGGGCGACCAACAAATCGCTTCCGGGCTTCAACAACACCTTGCTGTTCGCACCTGCCCTGATTGCCACACCAGACGACATCGATCACGTCACAGATGCGGTCGATCAGGCGATCACGCGCGTTCTGGGCTAA
- a CDS encoding PLP-dependent aminotransferase family protein — protein MPISIETFFLDSDAEGTLQARIQQMVAQGILAGRFRPGERLPSSRRMAQHLGVSRITVTLAYTELVADDYLTSKGRSGYFVSENAPEPPAFPAQQAPNSTVDWGRVIGHKHLPAFNMDRPKDWASYKYPFIYGQTDPTLFDSANWRLCALQALGKRDFSAMTADYYDRDDPKLIEFIARQILPRRGILAGPEEVLVTMGAQNALWLTAQVVLNARRRAAIEDPSYPALRTILTQSSCQLSPVSVDKDGLPPEAIPDGTDVVFTTPSHHCPTACTMPLDRRKALLQKAEDDDFLIVEDDYEFEMSFLKAPSPSLKSLDQNGRVIYVGSFSKSLFPGLRLGYLVGPAPFIREARALRASILRHPPGQIQRTVAYYLSLGHYDALVRRMSKAYEQRRMVIDQAIAENGLTVAGQGTFGGSSIWMKAAPHIDTHELADILRAKGVLIEPGAPFFHSTNPPQNYFRVAYSSIPASRISAGIGHIADALRTLEEKGHA, from the coding sequence ATGCCAATCTCCATCGAAACCTTTTTTCTCGATTCCGATGCCGAAGGCACGCTGCAAGCCCGCATTCAGCAGATGGTCGCGCAGGGTATTCTGGCCGGTCGTTTCCGCCCCGGTGAACGGCTACCGTCATCACGTCGCATGGCACAACATCTTGGTGTCAGCCGCATCACTGTGACCTTGGCCTATACGGAATTGGTTGCGGATGATTACCTGACTTCGAAAGGGCGATCCGGCTATTTCGTTTCGGAAAATGCGCCTGAACCACCCGCGTTCCCCGCCCAACAGGCCCCCAATAGTACGGTCGATTGGGGCCGCGTGATCGGGCACAAGCATCTGCCTGCGTTTAACATGGACCGACCGAAAGATTGGGCCAGCTACAAGTACCCCTTCATTTACGGCCAAACCGATCCAACCCTGTTCGACAGCGCCAATTGGCGGCTCTGTGCGCTTCAGGCGCTTGGAAAACGCGACTTCAGCGCGATGACGGCCGATTACTATGACCGTGACGACCCGAAGCTGATCGAATTCATTGCGCGCCAGATCCTACCACGGCGCGGGATTCTCGCGGGTCCGGAAGAAGTGCTGGTCACCATGGGGGCGCAAAACGCGCTCTGGCTGACGGCGCAGGTTGTGCTGAACGCGCGTCGCCGCGCCGCCATCGAAGACCCCAGCTACCCCGCCTTACGCACGATCCTGACGCAGTCCAGTTGCCAGTTAAGCCCCGTGTCCGTGGACAAAGACGGCCTGCCGCCGGAAGCCATTCCTGACGGAACCGATGTTGTGTTCACGACGCCAAGCCATCACTGCCCGACCGCATGCACGATGCCCTTGGATCGACGAAAAGCGTTATTGCAAAAAGCAGAAGACGACGACTTTCTCATTGTGGAAGACGACTACGAATTCGAAATGTCCTTTCTAAAGGCGCCCTCTCCGTCCTTGAAATCCTTGGATCAGAACGGGCGGGTTATCTATGTGGGATCGTTTTCAAAGTCTCTATTTCCAGGGTTAAGGCTTGGTTACCTCGTCGGCCCTGCCCCCTTTATTCGCGAAGCACGCGCTTTGCGAGCCTCGATCCTGCGTCACCCACCAGGCCAAATTCAGCGCACCGTCGCTTATTATCTGTCGCTCGGCCATTACGACGCGTTGGTCCGTCGGATGAGCAAAGCGTATGAACAACGGCGCATGGTGATTGATCAAGCCATCGCCGAAAACGGCCTAACCGTCGCGGGACAAGGTACGTTTGGTGGCAGTTCGATATGGATGAAAGCCGCACCGCACATAGACACACACGAACTTGCGGACATTCTACGGGCGAAGGGTGTGCTGATCGAACCCGGCGCACCGTTCTTCCACAGCACCAATCCACCGCAAAACTATTTCCGCGTTGCATACTCTTCTATCCCCGCAAGCCGGATTTCCGCAGGAATTGGTCACATCGCTGATGCCTTGCGGACATTGGAAGAAAAGGGACATGCGTGA
- the xsc gene encoding sulfoacetaldehyde acetyltransferase: MKMTTEEAFVKTLQAHGIRHAFGIIGSAMMPISDIFPAAGITFWDCAHEMTAGMMADGYTRATGEMSMMIAQNGPGITNFVTSVKTAYWNHTPCLLVTPQAANKTIGQGGFQEMEQMNLFADCVAYQEEVRDPTRICEVLARVISKAHRLSGPAQINIPRDFWTQVVDIEIPEPINFEVSPGGTDSIASAAALLSEAKFPVILNGAGVVLAEGGIEASRVLAEKLDAPVCVGYQHNDAFPGNHPLFAGPLGYNGSKAGMELIAKADVVLALGTRLNPFSTLPGYGIDYWPTNAKIIQVDINPDRIGLTKKVTVGIVGDATKVANGITSQLADTAGDAGREDRKNLIATTKSAWAQELTSLDHEQDDPGTTWNERARDARPDWMSPRQAWRAIQSAMPEDAIISSDIGNNCAIGNAYPSFPTGRKYLAPGLFGPCGYGLPSIIGAKIGQRDVPVIGFAGDGAFGISVNELTAIGRDEWPAITQIVFRNYQWGAEKRNSTLWFNDNFVGTELDMKVSYAGIANACGLKGVQAKTMDELTAVLKQAIVDQMENNTTTLIEVILNQELGEPFRRDAMKKPVKVAGIDASDMAAE, encoded by the coding sequence ATGAAAATGACGACCGAAGAAGCCTTCGTCAAAACGTTGCAAGCGCATGGCATTCGCCACGCGTTCGGGATCATCGGCTCTGCCATGATGCCAATTTCTGATATTTTCCCTGCTGCTGGCATCACGTTCTGGGATTGCGCCCACGAAATGACAGCCGGCATGATGGCCGACGGTTACACCCGTGCGACTGGCGAAATGTCCATGATGATCGCGCAAAACGGTCCGGGCATCACGAACTTCGTCACATCTGTGAAAACCGCTTACTGGAACCACACACCTTGCTTGCTCGTCACGCCACAGGCTGCGAACAAAACAATCGGTCAGGGCGGTTTCCAAGAGATGGAACAGATGAACCTGTTCGCTGACTGTGTGGCCTACCAAGAAGAAGTCCGCGACCCGACCCGCATTTGCGAAGTGTTGGCGCGCGTAATTTCCAAAGCGCACCGTTTGTCTGGCCCGGCCCAGATCAACATCCCGCGCGATTTCTGGACTCAGGTCGTCGACATCGAAATTCCAGAACCAATCAACTTCGAAGTCTCACCAGGCGGCACAGATTCCATCGCAAGCGCGGCGGCCCTGCTGTCAGAAGCGAAATTCCCCGTGATCCTGAACGGCGCAGGCGTTGTTCTGGCTGAAGGCGGCATCGAAGCATCCCGCGTTCTGGCTGAAAAGCTGGATGCACCTGTTTGTGTTGGCTACCAGCACAATGACGCGTTCCCGGGCAACCACCCGCTGTTCGCAGGTCCGTTGGGCTACAACGGTTCAAAAGCAGGTATGGAATTGATCGCAAAGGCCGACGTTGTTCTGGCCCTTGGGACACGTTTGAACCCGTTCTCAACACTGCCGGGTTACGGCATTGATTACTGGCCAACAAACGCGAAAATCATTCAGGTCGACATCAACCCAGACCGTATCGGCCTGACCAAAAAGGTTACAGTCGGTATCGTCGGCGACGCGACCAAAGTCGCCAATGGCATCACATCCCAGCTGGCAGACACAGCCGGTGATGCGGGCCGCGAAGATCGTAAGAACCTGATCGCCACAACCAAATCCGCTTGGGCGCAGGAACTGACATCGCTTGATCACGAACAGGACGATCCGGGCACCACATGGAACGAACGCGCACGCGACGCGCGTCCTGATTGGATGTCACCGCGTCAAGCATGGCGTGCGATCCAGTCCGCAATGCCAGAAGATGCGATCATCTCATCCGACATCGGCAACAACTGCGCGATTGGTAACGCTTACCCAAGCTTCCCAACAGGTCGCAAATATCTCGCTCCGGGTCTGTTTGGCCCTTGTGGTTACGGTCTTCCGTCAATCATCGGCGCTAAAATCGGCCAGCGCGATGTGCCTGTGATCGGTTTTGCGGGTGACGGTGCGTTCGGGATTTCCGTGAACGAACTGACAGCGATTGGTCGCGACGAATGGCCAGCCATCACACAGATCGTTTTCCGCAACTACCAGTGGGGTGCTGAAAAGCGGAACTCCACACTGTGGTTCAACGACAACTTTGTCGGCACTGAACTGGACATGAAAGTGTCCTATGCGGGCATCGCAAACGCATGTGGCCTGAAAGGCGTCCAAGCGAAAACGATGGACGAACTGACAGCTGTGCTGAAGCAAGCGATCGTGGATCAGATGGAAAACAACACAACCACGTTGATCGAAGTCATCCTGAACCAAGAACTTGGCGAACCATTCCGCCGCGATGCGATGAAGAAACCTGTCAAAGTGGCAGGGATCGACGCATCCGACATGGCAGCTGAGTAA
- a CDS encoding TSUP family transporter, which yields MLFDLGLGQLGALSIALLFAAYVRGYSGFGFSAIFIAFAALITNPLPLIPVVFSCEIIMTALQARGIRGHIDWRRVGALLLGAALALPFAISVILSVGDQTARLTVSAIVFTMSLILLTGWTIKRTIPLAGFTGVGVISGMCNAAGIGGLPVAAFLTAQPIAAPVFRATMIVYLTGLDLITMPWMWHGGLITVETGIGALCAMPFLGLGIWLGSRKFNSTSPQGFRKFAIAILLILSMLGLLRALL from the coding sequence TTGCTATTTGATCTCGGCCTCGGGCAACTGGGCGCACTTAGCATTGCTTTGCTATTTGCGGCCTATGTCCGGGGCTATTCTGGTTTTGGGTTTTCTGCGATCTTCATCGCTTTTGCAGCACTCATCACCAATCCGCTTCCCCTAATTCCGGTGGTCTTTTCGTGCGAAATCATCATGACAGCACTTCAAGCACGCGGCATTCGCGGTCACATCGACTGGCGGCGCGTGGGGGCGTTGTTGCTGGGGGCGGCACTGGCCCTGCCATTTGCGATCAGCGTGATTTTGTCGGTCGGCGATCAAACCGCACGACTAACGGTTTCAGCCATCGTATTCACCATGTCCCTGATTTTGCTGACTGGATGGACAATCAAACGCACGATCCCCTTAGCGGGGTTCACGGGTGTCGGCGTCATATCCGGCATGTGCAACGCGGCAGGCATTGGCGGTCTACCCGTCGCGGCGTTCCTGACAGCACAGCCCATCGCGGCCCCCGTCTTTCGTGCAACGATGATCGTCTATCTCACCGGATTGGACCTGATCACGATGCCATGGATGTGGCACGGCGGGTTGATCACGGTGGAAACAGGCATCGGCGCGCTCTGCGCAATGCCGTTTCTGGGGCTTGGCATTTGGCTGGGCAGCAGAAAATTCAATTCAACAAGCCCGCAAGGCTTTCGCAAATTTGCAATTGCTATACTATTGATACTGTCGATGCTCGGACTTCTCCGAGCGCTATTGTGA
- a CDS encoding phosphate acetyltransferase (catalyzes the formation of acetyl phosphate from acetyl-CoA and phosphate; can also act with other short-chain acyl-CoAs) gives MSSPFVSSREAVCPQNLLDLAQGFAAPRVAIARAGAPLPMEAAEDATKAGIMIPVFVGEADAIRSEAAKLDWDISGYAIHDTTGEEEAGMTAAQLCGAGEADVLMKGQLHTDVFMKSAVSRANGLRTDKRFVHIFHISHPDGGKPILISDAAVNVSPNIETRQSAIEEVVDLLQRLGTSRPKVAILSATESPIPAVPSSMEGRELADWAAKHIKDADVSGPLALDLILSMDAVKTKKLTDDPVAGQADAIIVPDIVSGNALFKSLVYVGGGCAAGLVTGAKVPILLTSRADPAAARMASAALASIRCGLPK, from the coding sequence ATGTCTTCTCCATTTGTTTCCAGTCGCGAAGCGGTTTGCCCGCAGAACCTTCTTGATCTCGCACAGGGATTCGCAGCGCCGCGCGTCGCCATTGCCCGTGCAGGTGCACCCTTGCCGATGGAAGCCGCCGAAGACGCGACCAAAGCCGGCATCATGATTCCTGTGTTCGTGGGCGAAGCGGATGCGATCCGCAGCGAGGCCGCAAAACTGGATTGGGACATCTCTGGCTACGCAATCCACGACACGACCGGCGAAGAAGAGGCTGGCATGACCGCCGCCCAACTTTGTGGCGCGGGAGAGGCTGATGTCCTGATGAAGGGTCAGTTGCACACCGACGTCTTCATGAAATCCGCCGTCAGTCGCGCTAATGGGCTGCGCACCGATAAACGCTTTGTTCATATCTTCCATATTTCGCACCCCGATGGCGGCAAGCCGATCCTGATTTCTGACGCTGCGGTGAACGTGTCTCCGAATATCGAAACACGCCAAAGCGCAATCGAGGAAGTTGTCGATCTGCTGCAACGCTTGGGCACGTCCCGCCCAAAGGTTGCCATCCTTTCCGCGACAGAAAGCCCGATCCCTGCCGTTCCTTCATCCATGGAAGGCCGCGAATTGGCCGACTGGGCTGCAAAGCACATCAAAGACGCGGATGTGTCCGGCCCGCTTGCCTTGGACCTGATCCTGTCGATGGACGCAGTGAAGACCAAAAAACTGACCGATGACCCCGTGGCTGGTCAAGCTGACGCGATCATCGTGCCCGATATCGTGTCCGGCAACGCGTTGTTCAAATCGCTGGTTTACGTCGGTGGCGGCTGTGCTGCGGGCCTTGTGACGGGCGCAAAGGTGCCGATCTTGCTGACCTCGCGGGCCGATCCAGCGGCGGCGCGCATGGCATCAGCCGCCCTTGCATCTATTCGCTGCGGGTTACCAAAATGA